In the genome of Engraulis encrasicolus isolate BLACKSEA-1 chromosome 21, IST_EnEncr_1.0, whole genome shotgun sequence, the window ttcactcataaaaaactttttttccttccataagagcagtcacaccacgggacaccataaatgaacctaagcattgtgtgacagaaacattgcaatatgtagacatattaagaggttaatagtcaccttaaacttccacaccactctccaataactgaggtataactggttagttGGCCTTGCaactgcccgtccacaaacctgacttatatgtcaccccgcaggacgcaatttgtgttacgaaattgaacttgtagttaatattactgtattgagtttttttcacattcatattttttaatataaggttaatatttatgcaatcatgccaaatgctttataaatgattcaaaatgttgttggtttattttatagctgtatatattccaggttgtattaatgttacagtcacaccacaggacatttgacatataaacctttccataaatctgaacaaaaatgtttcttctcatctaagactaatatgaaacatgatgtaccacatcttctttaatTTAAATTTGTTTTCAAggggaaaaatatcaattttgaaGGTTTTTAacatgttacgtaaaaacagggtaTCATATCAACCACCCTTTTACAAATGTCTTGAGGATTTGTGTGCTTGCGGTAGTTACGcattagcctcgcgacgccatcctctgtactccacccaaagattttggctccgcacatcagtcggctattcgcccaggctagttacGTATGGCCAAATGGTTAGTGTGTTTGCCTTGGTCTGAGgaggttacaggtttgaatcgCATACCACCAAGTGCCACCAAGTACTTTGTCTTCTTTGgcgagaggggtcaaatactcatttccctcaatgaaatacacatcaattaaaatatattctttaaaaTTATTTTccagatatttttttgtcctttcaACAAAGGTTTATAACATTAGGAACTTTGTTTTAATGCAGTGAATTCTCATGTCCAGTATGTACAATATCCTGTTGTAATTGTGCAGTAGGTTTTTTAGTTTTTTCAAATGCCAAGCTGTAAGTTTTCCCTGTTTTTGTGTATTTTGCAGTACCCAAAAACATTTGATAATCATTAATGTTTAATAATTGTTTAGAAGCAGTATCAATACTGGAATGCACATCCTTCATCTACTTTTTATGTGTTACCTGAACAGTTGCTGATGACGTAGAGACTGAGACAAGACTTCTTGGTGCTGAGGTTGGGGTGGCTGCTCCGGTGCAGTGGCCAGGGGGCGTGCAGGAGGACTCCATGTCGACCGATGGACTGCAGCCAGATGAGATCACCTTTGACCTCCCTCACCCTCATTTGACCTTCAGGGATTTGGTGGGGGACGCAGCGGGCCTGGATAAAGCACTCGTCCCAGCGGCTGTCTTGGCAGGTTATACTGGTactaacctcttactgcagatgggcccatcgacaGGCCTTGCTTAAAACACTCAACTAGGGGTTCTTCAGAGAATTTTCACATTACCCCACGGCGAAGCTGAAGATTCTTTGAGGAACCTCCTCATTTTTACAGTAGAACCAGGGTGTCAAGCATagggcccgggggccggatgcggcctgcCAGATGGTTTAATCCGGCCCCAGACTCGTAGAGAGCAAAAAACTACGAATGTCAAAAAAGAAGGAAGTGAActgtgctgcaggtgtttgagatgTCAAGTTTTCAATATTTGAGACCAAATCTGGCTTTTTTGCTCACCATTTACAGCCAATGCTCATGGGCTGACATTTACCTTGATATAAACACTTTAGATTtgcttttgccttaagacatgtaaaagtttttttcttttacctgaCGTGTTTCGaaggtgttacttccgtcttcatcagagggtcactgtgatgttgatgagtgacgtgctttaaaatcagctgatgttgttgtggaggtgtgacctccctgccaataatgacaggttggtcacacctcctgctgttagagttgtcctcttaggatggtggtccaggtccAGATGGTGGTTTACCTTGATAGGATTGACTTGCAATTTGATCCAGATATGAAGCAGAAATGTGCGATATTTTGCAATTACGTTACTTGTCCGGCCCAATTGAGATCAAACTGATTGTATGTAGTCCCTGAACCAAAATGAGCTTGACACCCCTGCAGTCGAGTAACGGAAGTGTAATGTTGGACACAGGTCATGTTTAAGGGGAAAAAGGGTATTTCACTGAAGTAGAACTTGACCTCAGTATGATTTGATTCTTCTTTGATTGGCAGTTTTCTTACACCATTTCTCACCTTTTTCTGTGTCATCCAATAGGCAGCGGTCCTATTCAGCTTTGGCAATTTCTATTGGAGCTGCTgactgaccaaagctgtcaatcGTTCATCAGTTGGACTGGAGATGGATGGGAATTCAAGCTGACGGACCCAGACGAGGTAATCACTTCCTGGGAGAGTTTGAAGTTGATGCTCAGGGATGATGTGCAATAGGCAACATAACATGATGCCTATAgaacaagggtggggaacctttttcatccgaAGGGCCACtacaaattcatccaagggccgtaaaagtcccccgagggccgtactatgaacacaaaccaggatttcccccttcactttaggcctgtattgaaggcagccacctttaaaacagaccccaccttctctgggtcccctgaatataacttaattgtattgcaaatgtaatttctaagaatcctttacaaaatatgtcatatttcatgtgaagctgaataacattaaaatgatatcgggggccggatacattttagtagtttttttccagAATGTATTATTCCCAGTCCGAATTTTTTTTCATgattatttaccaccaccatcaatttttaAGTATTAGTGATAActttgaaatgtttctcttttcaTGCACATTTCATGTAGATCTACTCCATGTCTGCAAAGGCAGGAATATGCTTGATGTGTCGCCTTACATACATATACCACAGTTTGCGAATCAAATACTGCAGAACTACCAGAGTGCTACGCACAATACTGGATGAGTCACTGTCACAaggaaaccttgtatctccacttttcattgttttttgttgAATAATTCATTTACAAATCACTAATTTCTAAATAAATATTAATTTCAACTTTAAAGTGGGATATTAAATAATTGATCAGTCGCATTATCATGGCATCTGACCAGTtgtactgatttatattttagaatgaataaagaatgaaaataaaacaataaaaagatAGTGGAGGTTTCTGCTGGATAGCGACAATATGCATTGATCGTAATTGTTGAttgataaaagaaaaagaaatggtcTAAACATAATCACAATCCAAGTCCATTTGACCAGAAATGACCAGAAGTTTCCACCTTTTGTTCTAGGTTGCTCACATGTGGGGTCGGCGTAAGAACAACGCGAAAATGAACTATGAGAAGCTGAGCCGAGGCCTACGCTACTACTACGACAAGAACATCATCCACAAGACAACGGGCAAGCGCTACGTTTACCGCTTCGTTTGCAACCTGCAAGGCCTGCTGGGATACTCAGCTGAGGAACTTCATGCCATGCTGGACATTCCACAGAGTGACGGCTCCGAAGCGTTTTCAGATTAATCAGATGATCAGCCTTTAAACCTGGAGGAGcatttctctctataccatgccaggacagatATACACTTAAGACTGAACCAGGAGGAACATTACTGCTGCCCGCAAAAACATCTGATTGGTGGGCACATTGgcttgcacagacattttggagggcaggtgctgaagggctGGAAGGGGGGATGTTGGGGCCATGTGAAACTTCCGGCTGCCTAACTAAGCTATAGAGGCTATCGGGGCATTATTGTAACGtgcttttgattgtgaagcatttgtagattatcatatCAACATGGGCCAaagtacattgtgaaaaaaaatctaactttgaaaaagggcatttttttgtacAGCAGGGCCAAGGGGCAGGTGATTTAGCACCATCCCATACCTAAGTGTGCACATGGGTGGGCACATGCACATTTAGCATTATGTACAGTGGCtttaaaaagtctacacacccctgatCAAAtaccaggtttttgtgatgtaaaaataaCAGAAAAACTTTTTCCACCTTTGAtataactattaacctgtacaatgcaatttaaaaacaaactcaaagctagggGAAAAGCAAAGGGGAAATAATAGAAAATAAAATTAACATGaattaataatatataaatatgcaCATCCTTAAAGAAGTACTTTGTTGCACCACCTTTAACTTTTATTACAGCACCCAGTCTTTTTCGGTTAAGAGTCTATCAGCGTGGCATATGTTGATGTGTCAATATTTTTCCGCTCCTttttgcaaaagcactccaaatctgacagattttGAGTGCATCTCACGTGCACAGTTCTCCTCAGATCACCCAAAAGATGTTCTATGCTATGGGATACAGCCAGGTCTGAATTCTGTCTGGgacattccaaaacctcaatcttctttctgtcatttttttacatcacaaaaacctgacatatGGACAGTGTGTAGACTTTTTTTATAGCTCTTGTACATAAAGGATAATGGAATACCATTACAAAGCACTACCAAGACACTTTTCATTGGCATAGTACAAACGTAGATcttgactttgacctttgacctacaTTTTACTGGATATTTCTTTTATTCTTCCATTCCAGGAGAAACGTGCAAAATGCAAACGATACAAAATGACACAAACAACGTTCAGAATATAATGCTGATATATTTATTCGATGTGTTTTGTATAATACCATATTTATTAAATAATATCTTGAATAAATTGCATATGGCAAATAATTTGTATATTTTCAAATGATTTAATATTTTTGAGAGATATTATTAATATCTCATCATGGATGTCCTCTGAAAAGAACAAAGTTCTCTTTCTTGCACTGGTTAATTTGTAGCGATGTGGTCATAGATCCGGATTCtacatgtgtatttgtgcggtgtgtgcgtgcgtgcgtgtgtgtgtgtgtgtttgcatttatttgtttgtccTGCGAAGACAGCACAGATAGCACAAAAGCTCAGTTGGAGAAGGAATTAGTGGAACATAATTGACCAGCACTCCACCACTCGCCACCTGATT includes:
- the LOC134438033 gene encoding protein C-ets-1-like translates to MDPLEVPPLTPTSKEVLTQAVRASFAGFNQESHRLCFPSDPRLWSDWQVHHWLSWCQAEFGLQHLGADLSVMRGSELCSLEREDFLALISDGTAGEILWEHLEMMRRECEPAREMTLCAPTSSFSSSQCNIVADDVETETRLLGAEVGVAAPVQWPGGVQEDSMSTDGLQPDEITFDLPHPHLTFRDLVGDAAGLDKALVPAAVLAGYTGSGPIQLWQFLLELLTDQSCQSFISWTGDGWEFKLTDPDEVAHMWGRRKNNAKMNYEKLSRGLRYYYDKNIIHKTTGKRYVYRFVCNLQGLLGYSAEELHAMLDIPQSDGSEAFSD